In Cryptomeria japonica chromosome 10, Sugi_1.0, whole genome shotgun sequence, a genomic segment contains:
- the LOC131072568 gene encoding increased DNA methylation 3, which yields MEGDQHMDPIQQYPVSQGHVISQPANLPKPRAEPSLNDQRFLLIFIMGTYFGPDLKNEVPKKSAMQRLANSLLPYTPDQLEASFMKLSEVENIYYYILRNANPSCAVKLLSLYKFFQGHLPPPLKEVIEDDRQFTSFFPQHLHKQIRHKGRYKVFEGIVLIDDPDVSYIKTEDLERFKWLTGLNDLKIDREEARNYRHPYGPRTDRGEGMQLRVNVNAGQYAYMQDGKPLAVVMPDGVQNHKTRTRRKKEPMAKPNMPRSAMRPKEQKPPMKYPDTMGKTVLMVSSAPSIDQWNNSGNDAKPSILFTGTATARQAGPSVGLVDIGTCEDAYLFRMALPGVKKDQREFSCEVESDGTVVIRGIITTGEQKVIKKSRTFHMKTQSLCPPGPFTVCFQLPGPVEPRQFTGNFGSDGILDGIVMKQMDKIGSACLVFES from the exons ATGGAAGGAGATCAGCACATGGACCCTATCCAGCAATATCCTGTTTCACAAGGCCATGTTATATCTCAGCCTGCTAATTTACCTAAACCACGGGCTGAGCCATCATTAAATGATCAGCGGTTTTTGTTAATCTTTATCATGGGTACTTACTTTGGTCCAGATCTGAAAAATGAAGTGCCCAAAAAATCAGCCATGCAAAGATTAGCAAACTCTCTTCTTCCATATACTCCTGATCAATTGGAAGCTTCATTCATGAAACTTTCAGAAGTCGAGAACATATATTATTATATTCTTAGAAATGCAAACCCAAGTTGTGCAGTGAAGCTTCTGTCCCTCTATAAGTTTTTTCAAGGTCATCTTCCTCCACCTCTAAAGGAGGTTATTGAGGACGATCGACAATTTACAAGTTTCTTTCCTCAGCACTTGCATAAGCAGATCAGACATAAGGGAAGATACAAAGTTTTTGAGGGCATAGTTTTAATAGATGACCCAGATGTTTCATACATAAAAACAGAAGATTTAGAAAGGTTCAAGTGGTTGACTGGTCTGAACGATTTGAAGATAGATAGAGAGGAGGCACGAAATTATCGTCATCCTTATGGGCCAAGGACAGACAGAGGTGAAGGCATGCAACTTCGAGTCAATGTTAATGCTGGGCAATATGCCTATATGCAAGATGGCAAGCCACTGGCTGTTGTTATGCCAGATGGTGTGCAGAACCATAAGAcaaggacaagaagaaagaaggaGCCAATGGCGAAACCAAATATGCCAAGATCAGCTATGCGGCCAAAGGAACAGAAGCCACCAATGAAATATCCAGACACTATGGGAAAAACCGTATTGATGGTTTCTTCAGCCCCTAGTATAGATCAGTGGAATAACTCTGGAAATGATGCTAAGCCTTCAATTCTTTTTACAGGAACAGCAACAGCTCGTCAAGCTGGCCCATCAGTTGGTCTTGTTGATATCGGTACTTGTGAGGATGCTTACTTGTTCCGCATGGCTCTTCCAGGTGTCAAAAAAGATCAAC GTGAATTTAgttgtgaggttgaatctgatgGGACGGTGGTCATTAGAGGCATCATCACAACAGGAGAACAGAAGGTTATCAAAAAGTCCCGTACATTTCACATGAAAACTCAATCATTGTGCCCTCCTGGCCCTTTCACAGTTTGTTTCCAGTTACCAGGCCCCGTAGAGCCCAGACAATTTACAGGCAATTTTGGTTCTGATGGTATTCTAGATGGGATTGTGATGAAACAGATGGATAAAATAGGCTCTGCTTGTTTGGTCTTTGAATCTTGA